A genomic segment from Nitratiruptor sp. YY08-10 encodes:
- a CDS encoding DUF58 domain-containing protein, with the protein MMDKQVKKLLIKAKKQVFTEIPGNNPSLFKGEGFDFVELREYQPGEDVKKIDWLVTAKMQKPYVKLYQEERELNVVVALMMSGSTYFGTKRFKYETMAETAALLGYAAIKNQDSFSYILYADKEYDAIAPTKHPQAVARCVDQTLHFASLGKRGDFDGLTRRLFRIKRKSILFIISDFLGSFDLKVLAKKHEVVAIVVRDRFEEDPDPIGFMTLIDPETKESFLVDFEGLTLKNYKKEIKKRDYIMYEQFKKSGIRFTKIYTHEDPFIKLVKLFGQR; encoded by the coding sequence ATGATGGATAAACAAGTTAAAAAGCTTTTGATCAAAGCCAAAAAACAGGTTTTTACAGAGATTCCTGGCAATAATCCAAGCCTTTTTAAGGGTGAAGGGTTCGATTTTGTAGAACTTCGTGAATATCAACCCGGCGAGGATGTGAAAAAGATCGATTGGCTCGTGACTGCCAAGATGCAAAAGCCTTATGTGAAACTGTATCAGGAAGAGCGAGAATTGAATGTGGTTGTGGCTTTAATGATGAGTGGGAGTACCTATTTTGGAACAAAACGCTTCAAATATGAAACAATGGCCGAAACAGCAGCCCTTCTAGGATATGCAGCGATAAAAAATCAAGACAGTTTCAGTTATATTTTATATGCAGACAAAGAGTATGATGCCATTGCTCCTACAAAGCATCCTCAAGCAGTAGCAAGGTGTGTGGACCAAACACTCCATTTTGCATCATTGGGTAAAAGAGGTGATTTTGATGGTTTGACAAGACGTCTTTTTCGAATCAAAAGAAAATCGATTCTTTTTATTATCAGTGATTTTTTGGGTTCATTTGATTTGAAAGTTTTGGCCAAAAAACATGAAGTTGTAGCTATTGTGGTACGGGATCGATTTGAAGAGGATCCTGATCCTATCGGTTTTATGACGCTGATAGATCCAGAAACAAAAGAGAGTTTTCTGGTTGATTTTGAAGGGTTGACACTGAAAAATTATAAAAAAGAGATCAAAAAACGAGATTATATAATGTATGAACAGTTTAAAAAAAGCGGTATACGATTTACAAAGATTTATACGCATGAAGATCCGTTTATTAAACTTGTAAAACTATTTGGACAAAGATAA
- a CDS encoding MoxR family ATPase, with the protein MHQLIQSIKNEVKKVVIGQERMVDGLILGLLCDGHILLEGVPGLAKTTTVNALAKTLGLQFKRVQFTPDLLPSDIIGTEIYDPAKNEFKIKRGPVFTNLLLADEINRAPAKVQSALLEVMQERQVTIGDETFTIDRPFLVMATQNPVEQEGAYNLPEAQLDRFMMKIVVGYNTKDEELEIARRVANNAFGTIEKVASKEDLELLKEEAKNIHVDKEVEEYMVDLVFATRYPENYGLKEIKNYIAFGASPRASIDLFKATKALAYMRGKDHVTPLEVAYIAKEVLRHRIILSYEGEAEGISADTIVEKVLEAVPIP; encoded by the coding sequence ATGCACCAACTGATACAAAGCATTAAAAACGAGGTGAAAAAGGTCGTTATCGGTCAGGAGCGAATGGTAGACGGGCTCATTCTTGGCCTTTTATGTGATGGTCATATTCTTTTAGAAGGTGTACCCGGTCTTGCAAAGACAACCACTGTCAATGCTCTAGCAAAAACACTCGGATTACAATTTAAACGTGTTCAATTCACTCCAGATTTACTTCCTAGCGATATTATCGGTACAGAGATTTATGATCCGGCCAAAAACGAATTTAAGATAAAAAGAGGCCCTGTTTTTACGAATTTGCTTCTTGCAGATGAAATCAACAGAGCACCAGCTAAAGTGCAATCAGCCCTACTTGAAGTGATGCAAGAGAGACAGGTAACGATCGGTGACGAGACGTTTACGATAGATCGCCCTTTTTTGGTCATGGCAACGCAAAACCCTGTTGAACAGGAGGGGGCATATAATCTCCCTGAAGCGCAACTTGATCGATTTATGATGAAGATAGTCGTAGGATACAACACAAAGGACGAAGAGCTTGAAATTGCAAGAAGAGTTGCAAACAATGCATTTGGAACTATAGAGAAAGTGGCATCAAAAGAGGATTTGGAGCTTTTAAAAGAGGAAGCCAAAAATATTCATGTGGATAAAGAGGTTGAAGAGTATATGGTTGATCTTGTTTTTGCAACAAGATATCCCGAAAATTATGGGTTAAAGGAGATCAAAAATTATATTGCTTTTGGTGCGAGCCCAAGGGCAAGCATCGATCTATTTAAAGCGACGAAAGCTCTTGCTTATATGCGGGGAAAAGATCATGTGACACCATTGGAAGTGGCGTATATTGCAAAAGAGGTTCTCAGACACAGAATCATTCTCAGTTATGAAGGAGAAGCGGAAGGGATATCTGCCGATACGATTGTAGAGAAAGTGTTGGAGGCTGTACCAATTCCATGA